In Thermoanaerobacterium xylanolyticum LX-11, the genomic window GAGGATTTTGGCTGGCTCAAAGCTTATAATACCTAATAAAATATGAGGCTTAAGCTAAAGTTGGAATTTATGATTTATTCCAACTTTATTTTATTTCATGGAGAAAATTTATTTGTCGATTTAAACATATGTAGAAGGATTTTCGTGTATAATGTATAATATATAATATAGCGTAAATTTTTTGTGGAAGTGAACTGGTTATGGATAAATTAAAGGCGAAATCGTACGCAAAAATAAATTTGGCACTTGATGTCAAAGGGAAAAGAGATGATGGATACCACTTTGTTGAGATGGTTTTGCAATCGATAGATTTATATGATAAATTAGAATTTGAGATGTGTGATGACATATTTCTCGAATGCGATAGGAAGGATATACCTACAGATAGATCTAATTTAATCATAAAAGCAGCAGATTTATTAAAAAGGGAATTTGGTGGATACGGTGTTCACATTAGGCTTGAAAAAAACATACCAATTGCTGCAGGACTTGCTGGTGGCAGCTCAAATGCCGCGGCAACTTTAGTCGCTCTAAACAAACTTTGGAATCTCAATATAAAGTTGTCTGTCTTAAAAGATTTGGCCGTTTCTTTAGGGGCTGACGTTCCTTTTTGCATAGATGGTGGTACTAAAGTGGC contains:
- the ispE gene encoding 4-(cytidine 5'-diphospho)-2-C-methyl-D-erythritol kinase; the encoded protein is MDKLKAKSYAKINLALDVKGKRDDGYHFVEMVLQSIDLYDKLEFEMCDDIFLECDRKDIPTDRSNLIIKAADLLKREFGGYGVHIRLEKNIPIAAGLAGGSSNAAATLVALNKLWNLNIKLSVLKDLAVSLGADVPFCIDGGTKVASGIGDVLQDLHTPNLKLLIVKPHISVSTKDVYTEYDNLSFIENNYTKNMVDAINSGSIMNICMSLGNDLERITIKKYPIIGDIKKTMVERGALGTLMSGSGPTVFGVFDDSAKLGVAYDSFVADGFYAYISNTIDKGIELYE